In the Calditrichota bacterium genome, one interval contains:
- a CDS encoding PIG-L family deacetylase — protein sequence MRLLLLLLFFSFQVSLLSGQTDLNYNPNEIQAAINKLNVLGSVLYIAAHPDDENQGLLTYMSKGRNYRTAYLSLTRGDGGQNLLGPEKGALFGVIRTQELIAARKIDGARQFFSRAIDFGYSKTAKETLSKWDRETILSDVVKVIRKFKPDIIITRFTEINGGHGHHLSSAILAEEAFHAAADPTRFPEQLEILNTWQAKRIFWNTWQPNKTRPTSASPILSLDLGTYSSLHGMSFREIASKSRSMHKSQGFGSSPPRGVSPDYYELTAGDSANNDLMDGIETSWKRIEGSEDIQNQINKINQKFNLQNPQSIIPDLVNLYKILLQKESSFWIEAKKKEVQNLLQMCSGLWLESIAFDESVTPGKSIKIKSAIINRSAFLVKLNSIKLSYLEKETVNQQLEENKPTTLISTVTIPKDARFTQPYWLENKPGETMFNVNDEFSGQPEGPPKLHAEINLSFNDVKLEFVVPVEYRWNDPEDGEQFKPVVILPDVSLSFNENVFVFKDKKYRQINAVVKAKRDSVSGLLKPEIPKGWEIEPHEFQFELTKKNEQSTFAFKIRPGNNAENGIVKLVATTGDSKFYDEVIEINYPHIPVQTVLQQAETKLVKLAVNVPELKIAYIMGSGDEIPQALQQIGISVELLSDEDLINANYAQYDAVVCGVRAFNTREKLGLYQKRISEYVEKGGTWIVQHNTRFGIQVAQIGPFPFVSRGRDRISEEDAEMDFLKPAHIVFNYPNKIVDSDFDGWVQERGTYLAESWQGKLSPLLAGNDHGEPAKLGSLLYAHHGKGVFIFSALSMFRQLPAGVPGAYRLFVNMISAKQKQELINH from the coding sequence GTGCGACTTTTACTTCTCTTATTATTTTTTTCTTTCCAGGTAAGCCTGTTGTCCGGGCAAACAGATTTGAACTACAACCCAAATGAAATTCAGGCAGCAATAAACAAACTTAATGTTTTGGGGAGTGTTTTATATATTGCTGCACATCCCGATGATGAAAACCAGGGTCTGTTGACATATATGTCCAAAGGACGAAATTACCGCACAGCCTATCTTTCACTGACTCGTGGCGATGGCGGACAAAACCTCCTTGGGCCGGAAAAAGGAGCGCTTTTCGGTGTAATCCGCACACAAGAACTTATTGCCGCCCGCAAAATAGATGGCGCCCGGCAATTCTTTTCCAGAGCAATAGATTTTGGTTATTCAAAAACGGCAAAAGAAACACTTTCCAAATGGGACAGAGAAACAATCTTAAGCGATGTTGTAAAAGTAATCCGTAAGTTTAAACCGGATATTATAATAACCCGTTTCACGGAAATAAATGGTGGGCATGGACATCATCTTTCATCGGCCATATTAGCTGAGGAGGCTTTTCATGCTGCTGCTGATCCTACCCGATTTCCTGAACAATTAGAAATCCTAAATACCTGGCAGGCCAAAAGAATATTTTGGAATACCTGGCAACCAAACAAAACAAGACCTACTTCTGCTTCCCCAATCCTTTCATTGGATCTTGGCACCTATTCATCATTGCATGGAATGTCGTTTCGTGAAATTGCATCAAAAAGCCGAAGTATGCATAAATCACAGGGTTTTGGCTCGTCGCCACCAAGGGGCGTTTCTCCAGATTATTATGAGCTTACGGCCGGTGATAGTGCAAATAATGACTTAATGGATGGAATTGAAACCAGCTGGAAACGCATTGAGGGTTCAGAGGATATTCAAAACCAAATTAATAAAATAAACCAAAAATTTAATCTGCAAAACCCGCAAAGTATAATCCCAGACTTGGTCAACCTTTATAAAATATTATTACAAAAAGAAAGCAGTTTTTGGATTGAAGCTAAGAAAAAAGAAGTGCAAAACCTGCTTCAAATGTGTAGTGGATTATGGCTTGAATCGATCGCATTTGATGAATCTGTAACACCTGGAAAATCGATTAAAATTAAAAGTGCTATTATTAACAGATCGGCCTTTCTTGTAAAACTGAATTCGATCAAACTGAGTTACCTTGAAAAAGAAACGGTAAATCAGCAACTGGAAGAAAATAAACCGACAACGCTGATCAGCACCGTAACAATCCCAAAGGATGCCCGTTTTACCCAACCTTACTGGCTGGAAAATAAACCGGGAGAAACCATGTTTAACGTAAATGATGAATTTTCCGGACAACCAGAAGGGCCGCCAAAACTACATGCTGAAATCAATCTTTCATTTAATGATGTTAAACTGGAGTTTGTTGTACCAGTTGAATATCGCTGGAACGATCCTGAGGATGGTGAACAGTTTAAACCCGTTGTAATTTTACCTGATGTAAGCCTGTCTTTCAACGAAAATGTTTTTGTTTTTAAAGACAAAAAATACCGTCAAATAAATGCTGTTGTAAAGGCAAAAAGAGACAGTGTTTCGGGTTTACTAAAACCGGAAATCCCAAAAGGATGGGAAATAGAACCCCATGAGTTTCAGTTTGAGCTAACAAAGAAAAATGAGCAGTCCACATTTGCATTTAAAATCCGGCCAGGAAACAACGCTGAAAATGGCATAGTTAAGTTGGTGGCCACAACCGGAGACTCAAAATTTTACGATGAAGTTATCGAAATCAACTATCCGCATATTCCGGTTCAAACTGTACTGCAGCAAGCAGAAACAAAACTTGTAAAGCTAGCTGTAAATGTGCCCGAACTAAAAATTGCTTACATCATGGGTTCAGGAGATGAAATCCCTCAGGCTTTACAGCAGATTGGTATTTCTGTTGAATTGCTTTCCGATGAGGATTTAATAAATGCAAATTATGCCCAATATGATGCTGTTGTCTGCGGCGTCCGTGCTTTTAATACACGAGAAAAACTGGGTCTTTATCAAAAACGTATTTCAGAATATGTAGAAAAAGGCGGAACCTGGATTGTGCAGCATAATACACGATTTGGAATTCAGGTCGCACAAATTGGGCCTTTCCCGTTTGTTTCCAGAGGCCGCGATCGCATATCCGAGGAAGATGCTGAAATGGATTTCTTGAAACCTGCGCATATCGTATTTAATTACCCAAACAAAATAGTCGATTCTGATTTTGATGGCTGGGTCCAGGAGCGAGGAACTTATTTAGCAGAATCCTGGCAAGGAAAACTATCTCCATTGCTGGCGGGAAATGATCATGGCGAACCAGCAAAACTGGGCAGCCTGCTTTATGCTCATCATGGAAAAGGTGTTTTTATTTTTTCTGCATTGTCCATGTTCCGGCAACTTCCGGCAGGTGTACCGGGCGCATACCGCCTTTTTGTAAATATGATTTCTGCAAAACAAAAACAAGAATTAATCAACCACTGA
- a CDS encoding sodium:solute symporter, whose translation MSTIDWVVMSAFLGFIVIYGTWKSKRSKNLQEFLLANKSTPWYMVTLSIMATQASAITFLSTPGQAFVDGMRFVQFYIGLPIAMIILSITAVPIYHKMNAFTAYEYLETRFDLKNRALGSILFLIQRGLAAGFTILAPALILSVLLGWDLNATIIVIGILVIIYTATGGTDAVNKTHLLQMGVIFFGMIAAFVMIFRLLPDDISVLDALHIAGKSGKLNAIDFTFDLGNKYTFWSGLIGGTFLALSYFGTDQSQVQRYLSGSSIAQSRTGLLMNGIVKIPMQFFILLIGAMVFVFYQFVEPPLYFNPVEEQKVHYSEQAGQYEALEKNHKTLHSEKQDILRSMLSANDQNHENKLLSHQQEVLAIEDQMKDLRQEAKTLITQANPASDGNDTNFIFLTFVTSFLPIGLIGLVLAAILSASMSSTSAELNALASTTVVDIYKRMLKPGAPEKHYLFVSKASTVFWGIYAIGFALFANQLGTLIEAVNILGSLFYGTILGIFLIAFYFKNINGTATFLAALISEVYVFGFFFFTDIPYLWFNFIGCTLVVILAFIFEYGPVKNRA comes from the coding sequence ATGAGCACAATCGATTGGGTGGTGATGTCCGCCTTTTTGGGTTTTATAGTAATTTACGGCACCTGGAAAAGTAAAAGAAGCAAAAATCTGCAGGAATTTCTTCTTGCCAATAAAAGCACTCCATGGTACATGGTCACACTTTCCATAATGGCCACTCAGGCCAGTGCTATTACTTTTCTTTCTACGCCCGGTCAGGCATTTGTGGATGGAATGCGTTTTGTTCAATTCTATATTGGGCTGCCCATCGCAATGATTATTCTGTCCATTACAGCCGTCCCCATCTATCATAAAATGAATGCCTTTACTGCCTACGAATATCTTGAAACACGTTTCGATTTAAAAAACCGGGCGCTCGGCAGCATACTGTTTTTAATCCAACGTGGTCTGGCTGCCGGTTTTACAATTCTTGCACCGGCCTTAATTCTTTCCGTTTTACTTGGATGGGATTTAAACGCAACAATTATTGTGATTGGTATCCTGGTGATTATTTACACCGCAACCGGCGGCACAGATGCCGTAAATAAAACCCATCTTCTACAAATGGGTGTCATTTTTTTCGGGATGATTGCGGCATTTGTTATGATCTTCAGGTTGCTCCCGGATGATATTTCTGTTTTGGATGCCCTGCATATTGCAGGCAAATCTGGTAAGCTAAATGCTATTGATTTTACTTTTGACCTGGGTAATAAATACACTTTCTGGAGCGGGCTCATTGGCGGAACATTTTTAGCTCTTTCTTATTTTGGAACCGATCAATCTCAGGTGCAACGTTATCTTTCCGGCTCATCGATAGCTCAATCGCGCACAGGTTTGCTTATGAATGGCATCGTAAAAATACCGATGCAATTTTTCATATTGCTGATTGGGGCAATGGTTTTTGTGTTTTACCAATTCGTTGAACCACCGCTTTATTTTAACCCGGTTGAAGAACAGAAAGTGCATTATTCTGAGCAAGCCGGTCAATATGAAGCTTTGGAAAAAAACCACAAAACACTGCATTCTGAAAAACAAGATATTCTGCGGTCAATGCTTTCGGCCAATGACCAAAACCATGAAAACAAACTTCTCTCGCATCAACAAGAAGTTTTGGCTATTGAAGACCAGATGAAAGATTTGCGGCAAGAAGCCAAGACCCTTATAACGCAGGCAAATCCGGCTTCTGATGGGAATGATACGAATTTTATTTTCCTTACTTTTGTAACCAGCTTTTTACCCATTGGGCTGATAGGATTGGTGCTGGCTGCTATTTTATCTGCTTCCATGTCAAGTACATCAGCTGAGCTAAATGCACTTGCATCGACGACTGTGGTTGATATTTATAAACGAATGCTTAAACCGGGCGCCCCTGAAAAACACTATCTTTTTGTTTCAAAAGCTTCAACTGTTTTTTGGGGAATTTATGCTATAGGTTTTGCCCTGTTTGCCAATCAACTTGGAACCCTGATTGAAGCTGTAAATATTTTAGGATCACTGTTTTATGGTACAATATTGGGAATCTTTCTGATCGCATTCTATTTTAAAAATATAAACGGCACCGCCACCTTTCTTGCAGCATTGATTTCAGAAGTGTACGTATTTGGATTTTTCTTCTTCACTGATATCCCTTATTTGTGGTTTAACTTTATTGGCTGCACCCTTGTTGTCATTTTGGCTTTTATTTTTGAATATGGACCGGTAAAAAATCGGGCTTAA
- a CDS encoding DUF2652 domain-containing protein — protein MAIEKSLLFMPDISGFTDFVKQTEINHSQHIISELLEIIIDANELDLQISEIEGDAVLFYKEQHLPSTTQIIEQSKKMFIDFHNHLKKYEVQRICPCGACSSASKLSLKIIAHAGDFGFITVKEKTKPHGSDVILIHQLLKNNVNEKEYLLFSGEYANHNTPENYISDQNPQIQAGSISYDKFGEVKYKYLPFQPFRTLIKEFPQVEFQKKIKDPLFVETYIERDRFEVLEIISNLDLRLSWNTGVDKLEYEKKRVNRVSTQHTCLVNGKNLEFETVTNDFGKNKLVYGERIASLPIVKEFSVYNILEKEGTGTLFRIEVHYVPLPFIGWLLLPFFKSIFKKNLPKTLAAIKEICQQKQ, from the coding sequence ATGGCTATTGAAAAATCTCTACTATTTATGCCTGATATTTCCGGTTTTACTGATTTTGTTAAGCAGACCGAGATAAACCACAGCCAGCATATAATTTCAGAGCTATTGGAAATTATTATCGATGCCAATGAATTGGATTTGCAGATTTCTGAAATTGAAGGCGATGCAGTTTTGTTTTACAAAGAACAGCATTTGCCTTCCACAACGCAAATCATCGAACAATCAAAAAAAATGTTTATCGATTTTCACAATCATTTAAAAAAGTATGAAGTTCAGCGCATTTGTCCATGCGGCGCCTGTAGTTCTGCTTCAAAACTTTCATTAAAAATAATTGCCCATGCCGGGGATTTTGGATTTATTACCGTAAAGGAAAAAACAAAACCACATGGAAGTGACGTAATTCTTATTCATCAACTTTTAAAAAACAATGTAAATGAAAAAGAATACCTTTTATTTAGCGGCGAATATGCAAATCATAATACGCCTGAAAATTATATCAGTGATCAAAATCCACAAATACAAGCCGGTTCAATTTCCTATGACAAATTTGGGGAAGTCAAATACAAGTATCTTCCGTTTCAGCCATTCCGGACTTTGATTAAGGAATTCCCGCAAGTCGAGTTTCAGAAAAAGATAAAAGATCCGTTGTTTGTGGAGACCTATATTGAACGTGATCGATTTGAGGTTCTTGAAATTATTTCAAACCTGGATTTACGTCTTAGTTGGAACACAGGAGTTGATAAACTTGAGTACGAAAAAAAGCGGGTGAACAGGGTAAGCACACAACATACGTGTCTTGTTAATGGAAAAAACCTTGAATTTGAAACTGTTACAAACGACTTTGGTAAGAACAAGCTGGTTTATGGAGAACGGATTGCATCGCTGCCAATTGTAAAAGAATTTAGCGTCTATAATATTCTTGAAAAAGAAGGCACCGGAACACTATTCCGGATTGAAGTGCACTATGTTCCCCTGCCATTTATTGGCTGGCTTCTTTTACCATTTTTCAAAAGTATATTTAAAAAAAATCTACCTAAAACGCTTGCCGCGATTAAAGAAATATGTCAGCAAAAACAATAG
- a CDS encoding GNAT family N-acetyltransferase, with amino-acid sequence METKIRLYNPSDLTALYDICLKTGDSGKDATEHYDDPKILGHFYAAPYAVLEPNLCFVVTCSGKPCGYILGTQNSEQFYETCENEWFPKLRENYPLPNANNTSKDAHIIRLIHKGHIVNQDLTDYPAHLHIDLLPITQGKGIGRKLMEIFLNKLRELEIPSVHLQVGKSNPGAIQYYEKMGFHIIKEYDKAIAFGMVFS; translated from the coding sequence ATGGAAACAAAAATCCGGCTTTATAACCCATCTGATTTGACTGCGCTTTACGATATCTGCCTAAAAACCGGCGATAGCGGTAAGGACGCTACAGAACATTACGATGATCCAAAAATATTGGGACATTTTTATGCGGCGCCCTATGCAGTGCTGGAACCAAATCTTTGCTTCGTGGTGACTTGTTCGGGAAAACCATGTGGTTACATTCTTGGAACGCAGAATTCCGAACAGTTTTATGAAACCTGTGAAAATGAATGGTTTCCAAAATTGAGAGAAAATTATCCACTTCCTAATGCAAATAATACATCAAAAGATGCACACATAATTCGCTTAATTCACAAAGGCCATATTGTAAATCAAGATTTGACGGATTATCCGGCACACCTGCACATTGACCTTTTGCCAATTACACAAGGCAAGGGTATTGGAAGAAAATTGATGGAAATATTTCTGAACAAGTTGCGCGAATTAGAAATCCCTTCGGTTCATCTTCAAGTTGGGAAATCAAATCCAGGCGCAATCCAATATTACGAAAAAATGGGATTTCACATAATCAAAGAATATGACAAAGCCATAGCGTTTGGAATGGTGTTTTCATAA
- a CDS encoding peptidase M64, whose translation MKRIFIFIMLLFFSGTLFAQNFSDYFVDKTMRVDYYHSGTKGSELFAIDQIYDAGIWAGSQTNLNTTLNLGEYQVRVFDSASGKMIYSRGYSTIFNEWQTTPDAKVNHHTFHETLLLPMPKSKIKMGIYRRDKKMNFVEKWVTEIDPTNDAIMNKAVNKPGYKVSALMENGPSSEKVDIVIVGDGYTKEEMEQFRKDAKYHNDAMFNTEPFKSRKNDFNVWLVEVVSEESGISKPDKNIWKNNALGCRYYSFNSPRYVLTENNKALRDAAGLVPYDYVNILINDNRYGGGGIYNLYTTNYMRVDTKGQEWQMEYVYVHEFGHSFAGLGDEYYSSSTGYDEFYAAGVEPWEANVTALLDPKNIKWKSFMKEEIPLPTPWEKEEYDGVAAERSKLDRLAAGYYDKREPFISRQNEILENSKFTGKVGAFEGAGYERFGLYRPAANCRMFSLSLVDFDPVCSATLEKVIDYLAK comes from the coding sequence ATGAAACGCATTTTTATATTTATCATGTTGTTGTTTTTTTCCGGCACTCTTTTCGCGCAAAATTTTAGTGATTATTTTGTAGACAAAACAATGCGCGTGGATTATTACCATTCCGGTACAAAAGGCAGTGAGCTATTTGCCATTGATCAGATTTATGATGCCGGTATCTGGGCAGGCAGTCAGACTAATTTGAACACAACCCTAAATCTTGGTGAATACCAGGTACGTGTCTTTGATTCAGCCTCCGGTAAAATGATTTATTCCAGAGGTTATTCAACCATTTTCAATGAATGGCAAACCACACCGGATGCCAAAGTTAATCATCATACTTTCCATGAAACCTTGTTATTGCCAATGCCAAAATCAAAAATTAAAATGGGCATTTACCGCCGCGATAAAAAAATGAATTTTGTGGAAAAATGGGTTACGGAAATTGATCCAACAAATGATGCTATAATGAATAAAGCTGTAAATAAACCCGGCTATAAAGTTTCTGCATTGATGGAAAATGGACCATCCTCAGAAAAAGTGGATATTGTAATTGTGGGTGACGGTTATACAAAAGAAGAGATGGAGCAATTTCGTAAAGATGCCAAATATCATAATGATGCCATGTTTAACACAGAACCATTTAAATCACGCAAGAATGATTTTAATGTCTGGTTAGTGGAAGTTGTTTCTGAAGAATCCGGCATTTCGAAACCGGATAAAAATATTTGGAAAAATAATGCGTTGGGCTGCCGTTATTATTCTTTTAATTCTCCTCGATATGTCCTTACAGAAAACAATAAAGCTTTACGTGATGCAGCAGGTCTTGTGCCGTATGATTACGTTAATATCCTGATAAATGATAACCGCTATGGCGGCGGTGGAATTTATAACCTTTATACCACTAACTACATGCGCGTTGATACTAAAGGCCAGGAATGGCAAATGGAATATGTTTATGTTCATGAATTTGGCCATAGTTTTGCCGGGCTTGGTGATGAATATTACAGCTCATCCACAGGATACGATGAGTTTTATGCAGCGGGTGTTGAACCATGGGAAGCAAACGTAACAGCCTTGCTTGATCCAAAAAATATAAAATGGAAAAGCTTTATGAAAGAAGAAATTCCATTACCAACACCATGGGAAAAAGAAGAATATGACGGTGTTGCTGCAGAGCGCAGTAAGTTAGACAGATTAGCGGCGGGATATTATGATAAACGAGAGCCGTTTATTTCCAGGCAAAATGAGATTTTAGAAAACAGCAAATTTACCGGTAAAGTTGGGGCTTTTGAAGGCGCCGGATATGAGCGATTTGGATTATACCGCCCGGCTGCAAACTGCCGCATGTTTAGTTTAAGCCTGGTCGACTTTGATCCGGTATGTAGCGCTACTCTTGAAAAGGTAATTGACTATCTTGCAAAATAA
- a CDS encoding SDR family oxidoreductase, whose product MELKNKTALITGGAIRLGRAICLDLARAGTNIFCQYFSSDEAAGSLVEEVQNIGGKIKTFKIDLTDEGAIHTTSDEAINTFGRIDILVNNSALFYPTPVGKITEKDWNTFHELNLKAAFFLSQEVGMLMKKQGYGRIVSIGDISFESPWPNFLPYTLTKAGINTMTKGLAKALSPEVLVNCVNPGPVLLPDDFNQEQIDKALERTLLKKEGSADDIAKTVRFLIESDYITGASIPVDGGRHIG is encoded by the coding sequence ATAAGACTTGGCCGCGCAATTTGTCTGGATTTAGCCAGAGCCGGAACCAATATTTTTTGCCAGTATTTCTCCAGCGATGAAGCAGCTGGTTCATTGGTTGAAGAAGTGCAAAATATTGGCGGCAAAATAAAAACGTTTAAAATTGATCTGACGGATGAAGGCGCAATACATACAACATCCGATGAGGCAATAAATACTTTCGGCAGAATAGACATCCTTGTCAATAACTCCGCTTTATTCTATCCAACGCCTGTGGGGAAGATTACTGAAAAAGATTGGAATACTTTTCATGAACTAAACTTAAAGGCCGCTTTTTTCCTTTCCCAGGAAGTGGGCATGCTTATGAAAAAACAAGGATATGGAAGAATTGTAAGCATTGGTGATATTTCATTTGAATCACCCTGGCCCAATTTTTTACCCTACACACTTACCAAAGCCGGTATAAATACTATGACCAAAGGTTTGGCCAAAGCGCTGTCTCCGGAAGTTTTGGTAAACTGTGTCAATCCGGGCCCTGTACTTTTACCGGATGATTTTAACCAGGAACAAATAGACAAAGCTCTTGAACGCACATTATTAAAAAAAGAGGGTAGTGCAGATGATATTGCCAAAACCGTCCGCTTTTTGATTGAATCTGATTATATCACCGGTGCTTCCATTCCTGTGGATGGCGGACGGCATATCGGGTAA